One Micromonospora sp. WMMD812 genomic window carries:
- a CDS encoding dihydrofolate reductase family protein, whose amino-acid sequence MRKIVVHMSVSLDGYFEGPGGDISWHRVDEELHQHFNDELRTMGGFLNGRVTYELMAAFWPTADQDPTSSAPMKEFAGIWRDMPKIVYSRTLEKADWNATVVHEVEPDEVRRLKAEPGGDLALGGGDLLATFARHDLVDEYRTYVHPVLIGHGRPLFPSRDARTDLRLVEGRVFGNGVVLLRHQRA is encoded by the coding sequence ATGAGGAAGATCGTCGTACACATGAGCGTGTCGTTGGACGGCTACTTCGAGGGTCCGGGCGGCGACATCAGCTGGCACCGGGTCGACGAGGAGCTGCATCAGCACTTCAACGACGAGCTCCGCACGATGGGCGGCTTCCTGAACGGGCGGGTTACCTACGAGCTGATGGCCGCGTTCTGGCCGACGGCGGACCAGGACCCGACCAGCAGCGCGCCGATGAAGGAGTTCGCCGGCATCTGGCGCGACATGCCGAAGATCGTCTACTCGCGCACGTTGGAGAAGGCCGACTGGAACGCCACCGTCGTCCACGAGGTGGAGCCCGACGAGGTGCGCCGGCTCAAGGCCGAGCCGGGCGGCGACCTGGCGCTCGGCGGGGGCGACCTGCTCGCCACCTTCGCCCGGCACGACCTGGTCGACGAATACCGGACCTACGTGCACCCGGTGCTGATCGGCCACGGCCGGCCGCTGTTCCCCTCCCGCGACGCACGCACCGACCTGCGGCTGGTCGAGGGCCGTGTCTTCGGCAACGGCGTCGTCCTGCTCCGCCACCAGCGCGCCTGA
- a CDS encoding alpha/beta hydrolase, whose translation MVKPSFPRPTPARATAVLLPVLWGLVVGWWTPRGPGTGVEAILSAVVSVAVGLAAGWLTRSRWAMLAAPVLFAVAVELVRIRLRGPTVDAPHLSGFGFAALLLGRGLHGLFTLLPLLVGAAYGAGLARRGDRAAAGEPAAAGEAVADRAAATAGRQGAAGEPVADPAPAAARSRSAWLWLRRIATGLAAAVVLLAAVAVALPARTDRIDGGIAELTSVDTGDRSLGLMLRGADPAAPVLLFLPGGPGSSEVGAVRRHLAGLEQRFVVATLDRRGAAKSWGAFAPSSSFTLDSEVADVLAVVEHLRARFRQEKVYLVAHSGGSLVGVTAVQRRPELFRAYVGVGQAVDLREADRRQHADTIAWARRTGRADLADRLTALGPPPYDRMYDYEPLLANEAGAFDYDRPGAGTSGIVDVPEYGLLEKVHALVGPLDGFDALYPTVQDVDLRRQVRQLQVPVWLVDGAHEVPGRLALLREWYDLLEAPRKERVVLDGAGHRSLFERPGPFTDLLARVRAETSGAGI comes from the coding sequence ATGGTCAAGCCCTCCTTCCCCCGTCCCACCCCGGCCCGTGCGACAGCGGTTCTGCTTCCGGTGCTCTGGGGCCTGGTCGTCGGCTGGTGGACGCCGCGCGGCCCGGGCACCGGCGTCGAAGCAATCCTGTCCGCCGTGGTCAGCGTCGCCGTCGGGCTCGCGGCCGGCTGGCTGACCCGGTCGCGCTGGGCCATGCTCGCCGCCCCGGTGCTCTTCGCGGTGGCGGTCGAGCTGGTGCGGATCCGGCTGCGCGGGCCGACGGTCGACGCCCCGCACCTGAGCGGCTTCGGCTTCGCCGCGCTGCTGCTCGGCCGAGGGCTGCACGGCCTGTTCACGCTGCTGCCGCTACTGGTCGGTGCGGCCTACGGCGCCGGCCTGGCCCGACGGGGCGACCGAGCCGCGGCCGGAGAGCCGGCTGCCGCCGGAGAGGCGGTCGCCGATCGTGCCGCGGCCACCGCCGGGAGGCAGGGCGCCGCCGGTGAGCCGGTCGCTGACCCCGCACCGGCAGCCGCCCGATCCCGTTCGGCGTGGTTGTGGCTGCGACGGATCGCGACCGGCCTGGCGGCCGCGGTGGTCCTGCTGGCCGCGGTGGCGGTGGCGTTGCCGGCCCGCACGGACCGGATCGACGGTGGGATCGCCGAGCTGACCAGTGTGGACACCGGCGACCGGTCGCTCGGCCTGATGCTGCGCGGCGCGGACCCGGCGGCACCGGTCCTGCTCTTCCTGCCCGGCGGGCCGGGCTCCTCGGAGGTCGGCGCGGTGCGCCGGCACCTGGCCGGGCTGGAGCAGCGGTTCGTGGTGGCCACCCTGGACCGTCGGGGTGCCGCGAAGTCGTGGGGTGCCTTCGCGCCGTCGTCGTCGTTCACGCTCGACAGCGAGGTCGCCGACGTCCTTGCCGTGGTCGAGCACCTGCGCGCCCGCTTCCGGCAGGAGAAGGTCTACCTGGTGGCGCACTCCGGCGGTTCGCTGGTCGGGGTCACCGCCGTGCAGCGGCGTCCCGAGCTGTTCCGGGCGTACGTGGGGGTGGGCCAGGCGGTGGACCTGCGCGAGGCCGACCGCCGCCAGCACGCCGACACGATCGCCTGGGCCCGCCGCACCGGCCGGGCCGACCTGGCGGACCGGCTCACCGCGCTGGGTCCGCCACCGTACGACCGGATGTACGACTACGAGCCGCTGCTCGCCAACGAGGCCGGCGCGTTCGACTACGACCGGCCCGGCGCCGGGACGTCGGGAATTGTCGACGTCCCGGAGTACGGGCTGCTGGAGAAGGTGCACGCGCTGGTCGGGCCGCTCGACGGCTTCGACGCGCTCTACCCGACGGTGCAGGACGTGGACCTCCGCCGCCAGGTGCGCCAGCTCCAGGTGCCCGTGTGGCTGGTCGACGGCGCCCACGAGGTGCCGGGCCGGCTCGCGCTGCTGCGGGAGTGGTACGACCTGCTCGAGGCGCCCCGCAAGGAGCGGGTGGTGCTCGACGGCGCCGGGCACCGGTCGCTGTTCGAGCGGCCCGGCCCGTTCACCGACCTCCTGGCCCGGGTGCGGGCCGAGACCAGCGGCGCCGGCATCTGA